The following coding sequences are from one Arcobacter nitrofigilis DSM 7299 window:
- a CDS encoding mechanosensitive ion channel family protein — protein sequence MDKELESIQKFYDVIIEFFVNYSFQLIGAIIIFLLGWYVANKVSAFVKKICDKNELDVTLTKFVVNIIKFSIIIGVAIVAVGKLGITLTPFIAGIGAASLGAGLALQGTLSNYGAGLSIIIGRPFIVGNTISVDGVFGVVEEIRLTHTILSTEDAEQITIPNKHIIGEILVNSFEYRIVESVVGIDYNSKPEEAISLIENILNQFDAEVISKEAKAQVGIKEFGDFSINIELRYWAHTKHFFETQYKVNLAIFNALKENNINIPFPTYNIKK from the coding sequence ATGGATAAAGAACTTGAGAGCATACAAAAGTTTTATGATGTGATAATAGAGTTTTTTGTTAATTATAGTTTCCAATTAATTGGTGCAATAATTATTTTTCTTTTAGGTTGGTATGTTGCAAATAAAGTTTCTGCTTTCGTTAAGAAAATCTGTGATAAAAATGAATTAGATGTTACTTTAACTAAGTTTGTTGTAAATATTATTAAGTTTTCCATCATTATTGGTGTGGCTATAGTGGCAGTTGGAAAACTTGGAATTACTCTTACTCCTTTTATTGCTGGTATTGGTGCTGCATCTTTAGGTGCTGGGTTAGCTTTACAAGGAACACTTTCAAACTATGGTGCAGGGCTTTCTATAATCATAGGTCGTCCTTTTATTGTGGGGAATACTATTAGTGTAGATGGAGTTTTTGGTGTAGTAGAAGAGATAAGATTAACACACACTATTTTATCAACTGAAGATGCTGAACAAATAACAATTCCAAATAAACATATTATAGGTGAAATATTAGTTAACTCTTTTGAGTATAGAATAGTTGAATCTGTTGTTGGTATTGATTATAATTCTAAACCAGAAGAAGCAATCTCTCTTATTGAAAATATTTTAAATCAATTTGATGCAGAAGTTATTTCAAAAGAGGCTAAAGCTCAAGTTGGAATTAAAGAGTTTGGTGATTTTTCTATAAATATAGAACTAAGATATTGGGCTCATACAAAACATTTTTTTGAGACTCAGTACAAAGTAAATCTTGCTATTTTTAATGCTTTAAAAGAAAACAATATCAATATTCCTTTTCCAACTTACAATATCAAGAAGTAG